Proteins from a single region of Candidatus Schekmanbacteria bacterium:
- a CDS encoding Glu/Leu/Phe/Val dehydrogenase produces the protein MLMNIFEEASKRLEKALQHIEVSDDVFEKLRHPKASLEVSIPVRMDNGELRTFGGFRVIYDDTRGPAKGGIRYHPSASLDEVKALAFWMTFKCAAANIPFGGAKGGVVVDPKKLSKAELERLSRGYIDAIADFIGPDRDIPAPDVYTNAMIMGWMADQYNIIKRAKVPAVITGKPLELGGSLGREEATGRGAYYIIREMIKNEGKSPSDVKIAVQGFGNAGYNVADLLYNDGFKIVAISDSQGGIYSEDGLVPKDIKRFKNETKKLEAVYCEESVCRIQEHENITNTDLLELDVDVLIPAALENQITSTNASRIKAKTIVEVANGPVTNEADEILKEKGIPVVPDIIANSGGVIVSYFEWVQNRNGYYWTLDKVNAMLEKMITSEYKKIVDIASSKKINLRTAAYVHALSRIAGAIEAKGTRDFFKK, from the coding sequence ATGCTTATGAATATTTTTGAAGAAGCAAGCAAACGTCTTGAAAAAGCTCTTCAACATATTGAAGTAAGCGATGATGTATTTGAAAAATTGAGGCATCCGAAAGCATCTCTGGAAGTTTCGATTCCTGTGCGTATGGATAATGGCGAATTGAGAACCTTTGGTGGTTTTAGGGTTATTTATGATGATACGAGAGGTCCTGCAAAGGGTGGAATCCGCTATCATCCTTCTGCTTCGCTTGATGAAGTGAAAGCCCTTGCCTTTTGGATGACATTCAAGTGTGCCGCGGCAAACATTCCCTTTGGAGGAGCAAAGGGTGGTGTTGTCGTTGACCCAAAAAAACTTTCTAAAGCAGAACTTGAACGACTGAGCCGCGGCTACATCGATGCTATTGCCGACTTCATAGGTCCTGACAGGGATATTCCAGCTCCTGATGTTTATACAAATGCAATGATTATGGGATGGATGGCAGACCAGTATAATATAATAAAGCGTGCCAAGGTGCCGGCTGTGATTACAGGAAAACCCCTTGAGCTTGGAGGTAGTTTGGGAAGAGAAGAAGCGACTGGAAGAGGCGCCTATTACATAATACGGGAAATGATCAAAAATGAAGGCAAGTCGCCTTCAGATGTAAAAATAGCAGTGCAGGGCTTTGGCAATGCCGGCTATAATGTGGCGGATTTGTTGTATAATGATGGATTCAAGATAGTTGCTATAAGCGATTCGCAGGGAGGAATTTATTCCGAAGATGGTCTTGTTCCAAAGGATATAAAGAGGTTCAAGAATGAAACAAAAAAACTCGAAGCAGTTTATTGTGAAGAGTCAGTTTGCCGCATACAGGAACACGAGAATATAACAAATACCGATTTGCTTGAACTTGATGTCGATGTGCTAATTCCTGCTGCGCTTGAAAATCAGATTACCTCAACTAACGCTTCTCGTATAAAGGCAAAGACAATAGTGGAGGTAGCAAACGGCCCTGTAACAAACGAAGCTGATGAGATTTTAAAGGAAAAGGGCATTCCTGTTGTGCCTGACATTATTGCCAATTCAGGAGGTGTGATTGTAAGCTACTTTGAATGGGTGCAAAACCGAAACGGCTATTATTGGACTTTGGATAAGGTAAACGCTATGCTCGAAAAGATGATAACCTCCGAATATAAGAAAATAGTAGATATTGCCTCATCGAAAAAGATAAACCTCCGCACAGCCGCCTATGTCCACGCTCTTTCGAGAATCGCCGGCGCCATCGAAGCCAAAGGCACTAGGGATTTCTTTAAGAAATAA